A genomic window from Arthrobacter globiformis includes:
- a CDS encoding glutamyl-tRNA reductase, translating into MVLFSLVATHADIDLETVAQLSNGSSGIATSALAGSPAVKGAVVLATCNRYEIYGEAPHADDVEAARAALVGQISETSGLSEQLVSRSFSTHTGPGVSQHLFAVSSGLDSAVVGEREIAGQVRRALITAQQEGTASAGLVRLFQAASKTAKDVGAQTALGSRGLSIVSVALDLAIDLSEETDWSKKKVVVFGTGAYAGATMALLRERGCRDISVFSSSGRAATFVATRGGTALDGDTLHAAVAAADVMIGCSGSDTRVEAAELAQVRAGSAQPLIAIDLALTHDFDPAVGELDGVELLTLESVRLAAPQEQAESLAQASAMVTGAAQAFEQEREARSVDSAIVALRRHTMNVLDAEMEKVRARHGCTAAAEEVEFALRRMVKQLLHVPTVRARELASNGQQDDYVAALETLYGITVEQPAAASKPECPVDHSTLAASPLQGAVNLQENEARRNSA; encoded by the coding sequence GTGGTTCTTTTCTCATTGGTGGCTACACACGCCGACATCGACCTCGAAACCGTTGCTCAGCTAAGCAACGGTTCTTCTGGCATTGCCACGTCCGCCCTCGCCGGATCGCCGGCGGTCAAGGGCGCGGTTGTCCTTGCCACCTGCAACCGCTACGAAATCTACGGCGAGGCGCCGCACGCCGACGACGTGGAGGCCGCACGCGCCGCCCTGGTGGGCCAGATCAGCGAAACCAGCGGACTCAGCGAGCAACTCGTGTCCCGGTCGTTCAGCACGCACACCGGCCCCGGTGTCAGCCAGCACCTCTTCGCCGTGAGCTCCGGACTCGATTCCGCAGTGGTTGGCGAGCGCGAAATCGCTGGGCAGGTGCGCCGGGCCCTGATCACCGCCCAGCAGGAGGGCACGGCCAGCGCCGGACTGGTCCGCCTGTTCCAGGCCGCTTCCAAGACCGCCAAGGACGTCGGCGCGCAGACAGCACTCGGTTCCCGCGGCCTGTCCATCGTCTCGGTGGCACTCGACCTTGCCATCGACCTGTCTGAAGAGACCGACTGGTCGAAGAAGAAGGTCGTGGTGTTCGGCACCGGCGCCTACGCCGGCGCCACCATGGCCCTCCTCCGCGAACGCGGCTGCCGCGACATCTCGGTGTTCTCGTCGTCAGGACGCGCCGCCACCTTCGTGGCCACCCGCGGCGGGACCGCCCTCGACGGCGACACCCTGCACGCCGCCGTCGCCGCCGCCGACGTCATGATCGGCTGCAGCGGTTCGGACACGAGGGTGGAAGCCGCCGAGCTCGCCCAGGTCCGCGCCGGGTCCGCCCAGCCGCTGATCGCCATCGACCTGGCGCTCACCCACGATTTTGATCCCGCCGTGGGAGAGCTCGACGGCGTGGAGCTGCTGACGCTGGAGTCCGTACGGCTAGCGGCACCCCAGGAGCAGGCGGAATCGCTCGCCCAGGCCAGCGCCATGGTTACCGGCGCTGCCCAGGCGTTTGAGCAGGAGCGCGAAGCGCGGTCCGTGGACTCGGCCATCGTTGCCCTCCGCCGCCACACCATGAACGTGCTCGACGCGGAAATGGAAAAGGTGCGGGCCCGCCACGGCTGTACCGCCGCTGCCGAAGAGGTGGAATTTGCGCTTCGCCGGATGGTGAAGCAACTGCTCCATGTCCCCACCGTGCGCGCCCGCGAGCTGGCGTCCAACGGCCAGCAGGACGACTACGTCGCAGCCCTGGAAACCCTGTACGGCATCACCGTGGAGCAGCCGGCCGCGGCCTCCAAGCCCGAGTGCCCCGTGGACCACAGTACTCTCGCGGCCAGCCCCCTCCAGGGCGCCGTCAACCTGCAGGAAAATGAGGCACGCAGGAACTCCGCCTAG
- the moeB gene encoding molybdopterin-synthase adenylyltransferase MoeB: MASPSTANTVRTLPGPLVDPAPGLSTEEVERYSRHLIIPEIGALGQRRLKNARVLVIGAGGLGAPALLYLAAAGVGTLGIVDDDAVDLSNLQRQIIHGVSDVGRPKIESARDAIAELNPLVDVRLHNVRLDASNALELFSGYDLILDGADNFATRYLVNDAAAILGKPYVWGSIFRFDGQVSVFWEQHGPTYRDLYPEAPPAGSVPSCGEGGVFGMLCAAVGSLMVTEAVKLITGVGRSLLGRVALYDALGGSWREIRVSKDPDAPRITELTDYEAFCGIAPAETTDTEHSVTATQLATMLASRQAGLKDFDLVDVREAGEYDIVRIDGSVLIPQGRILSGEAWGELPQDKDIVFHCKAGTRSAAVLAAARKAGYQRVSHLDGGILAWVRDVEPQKPVY, encoded by the coding sequence ATGGCTTCTCCGTCCACCGCAAATACAGTCCGCACGCTCCCGGGCCCCCTCGTCGATCCCGCGCCCGGGCTTTCCACCGAAGAGGTGGAGCGGTATTCCCGGCATCTCATCATTCCCGAAATTGGCGCCCTCGGCCAAAGGCGGCTGAAGAACGCGCGCGTGCTGGTCATCGGCGCGGGTGGACTGGGTGCGCCGGCGCTGCTCTACCTCGCCGCGGCCGGAGTGGGCACCCTCGGGATCGTCGACGACGACGCCGTGGACCTGAGCAACCTGCAGCGGCAGATCATTCACGGAGTCAGCGACGTTGGCCGTCCCAAGATTGAGTCTGCCCGGGACGCCATCGCGGAACTGAACCCGCTGGTGGACGTGCGCCTGCACAACGTCAGGCTCGATGCCTCCAACGCCCTGGAGCTGTTCTCGGGCTACGACCTCATCCTGGACGGCGCGGACAACTTCGCCACGCGCTATCTGGTCAATGACGCCGCCGCCATCCTCGGCAAGCCGTATGTGTGGGGATCGATCTTCCGCTTCGACGGGCAGGTCAGCGTGTTCTGGGAGCAGCATGGCCCCACGTACCGTGACCTCTACCCGGAGGCCCCGCCGGCCGGTTCCGTGCCGTCGTGCGGGGAAGGCGGCGTGTTCGGCATGCTGTGCGCGGCGGTCGGATCGCTCATGGTGACGGAGGCCGTCAAGCTGATCACCGGCGTCGGGCGTTCCCTGCTGGGCCGGGTGGCGCTGTACGACGCGCTGGGCGGCAGCTGGCGCGAGATCAGGGTGTCCAAGGACCCGGACGCCCCGCGGATCACGGAGCTCACCGACTACGAGGCTTTCTGCGGCATCGCCCCGGCGGAAACGACCGACACCGAGCACAGTGTGACGGCAACGCAGCTGGCCACGATGCTGGCTTCGCGGCAGGCCGGGCTGAAGGACTTCGACCTCGTGGACGTGCGCGAGGCGGGGGAGTACGACATTGTCCGGATCGACGGTTCCGTGCTGATCCCGCAGGGGCGCATCCTTTCCGGCGAGGCCTGGGGCGAGCTGCCGCAGGACAAGGACATCGTGTTCCACTGCAAGGCCGGGACGCGGTCGGCAGCGGTGCTGGCTGCCGCCCGGAAGGCCGGTTACCAGCGCGTCAGCCATCTCGACGGCGGCATCCTCGCCTGGGTCAGGGACGTGGAGCCCCAGAAACCCGTTTACTGA
- a CDS encoding TetR/AcrR family transcriptional regulator, producing the protein MVHHAPVDRTQAAQSHAGPARTAGQRSARLPRDERRAQLLAAAQEVFVANGYHGAAMDEIAETAHVSKPVLYQHFPSKRELYLALLDSHLEALTELMLGALNSTTDNKERVQAVMRAYYRFIDSDDQAHRLVFESDLINDADVSSRLETFNKTFANAIAQVIAEDTKLPLLEAQLLGRGLAGMAQVSARYWLETDGDLDLDVASDLIYRLAWRGISRFPKET; encoded by the coding sequence GTGGTTCATCATGCACCGGTTGATCGAACTCAGGCCGCGCAATCCCATGCCGGTCCGGCCCGCACCGCCGGACAGCGCTCCGCCAGGCTGCCGCGCGACGAACGGCGGGCCCAGCTGCTGGCCGCAGCCCAGGAGGTTTTTGTCGCCAACGGCTACCACGGCGCCGCGATGGACGAGATCGCCGAAACGGCGCACGTCAGCAAGCCCGTGCTCTACCAGCACTTCCCTTCGAAGCGGGAACTGTACCTCGCCCTGCTGGACAGCCACCTCGAGGCGCTGACCGAGCTCATGCTGGGCGCCCTGAACTCCACCACGGACAACAAAGAGCGCGTGCAGGCCGTCATGCGCGCCTACTACCGCTTCATTGACAGCGACGACCAGGCGCACCGGCTGGTGTTTGAGTCCGACCTGATCAACGACGCCGACGTCAGCTCGCGCCTGGAGACGTTCAACAAGACGTTCGCCAATGCCATTGCACAGGTCATTGCGGAGGACACCAAGCTGCCCCTGCTGGAGGCCCAGCTGCTGGGCCGCGGGCTCGCGGGCATGGCCCAGGTCAGCGCACGGTACTGGCTCGAAACGGACGGGGACCTCGACCTCGATGTGGCCAGCGACCTGATTTACCGTTTAGCTTGGCGCGGAATCTCTCGCTTCCCCAAAGAGACCTAG
- a CDS encoding DUF3107 domain-containing protein, which produces MEVKIGIQNVGREIVLESAQDADAVAKVVAEAIAKGSELRLNDEKGRQIIIPANVLGYVEIGAEEVRRVGFGAL; this is translated from the coding sequence GTGGAAGTAAAGATCGGCATTCAGAACGTCGGCCGTGAAATTGTGCTGGAATCGGCGCAGGATGCTGACGCTGTGGCCAAAGTCGTGGCCGAGGCCATCGCCAAGGGCAGCGAGCTGCGCCTGAACGACGAGAAGGGCCGCCAGATCATTATCCCGGCCAACGTCCTCGGCTACGTCGAAATCGGCGCAGAGGAAGTGCGCCGGGTCGGCTTCGGCGCACTGTAG
- a CDS encoding 4a-hydroxytetrahydrobiopterin dehydratase encodes MAARDDILTRPQIDDALTALPDWRYRLGGLVTAYKTPTAASALELIAAVGRVAEDMDHHPDLDWRYNRVFIRFSSHDVGGEVTTRDTRAAASVSDAASAAGAEAQPGLYRSVDIGIDTADAAAISEVWRVALGYRKGRSGDLVDPYGRGPGVWFQETPTPNDNRLHLDVHRSKAESAPALEKTAATGALMNSDHAPNWVVVTDAQGNRLCLCTEEGQGPDIAGSEGG; translated from the coding sequence GTGGCCGCCAGAGATGACATTCTCACCCGACCCCAGATCGACGACGCGCTCACAGCGCTTCCCGACTGGCGCTACAGGCTGGGCGGCCTGGTCACTGCCTATAAAACGCCGACGGCGGCGTCCGCGCTTGAGCTGATTGCCGCCGTCGGGCGTGTGGCAGAAGACATGGACCACCATCCGGACCTGGACTGGCGCTATAACCGGGTGTTCATCCGGTTCAGTTCCCACGACGTCGGGGGCGAGGTGACCACGCGGGACACCCGGGCCGCGGCCTCGGTCAGCGACGCCGCGTCGGCGGCAGGCGCCGAGGCCCAGCCCGGCCTGTACCGGTCGGTGGACATCGGCATCGACACGGCTGACGCGGCGGCGATCTCGGAGGTCTGGCGCGTCGCCCTCGGTTACCGGAAGGGCCGGTCGGGGGACCTCGTGGACCCGTACGGCCGCGGTCCGGGCGTGTGGTTCCAGGAGACCCCGACGCCGAACGACAACCGCCTGCACCTGGACGTCCACCGCTCGAAGGCCGAGTCGGCACCCGCCCTGGAGAAGACGGCGGCCACCGGGGCGTTAATGAACAGTGACCACGCACCCAATTGGGTGGTGGTCACTGATGCCCAGGGGAACCGGCTCTGCCTGTGCACCGAGGAAGGCCAGGGGCCGGACATCGCCGGATCTGAGGGCGGCTAG
- a CDS encoding thiazole synthase → MAETLTETADSLVIDGVELTSRLIMGTGGAPSLDGLGSALVASGTQLTTVAMRRYSPAETGSLFQLLVDHNIRVLPNTAGCFTAREAVMTAELAREALETDWVKLEVIADEHTLLPDAVELVDATEQLVNRGFKVFAYTNDDPVLALRLENLGASAVMPLGAPIGTGLGILNPHNIELIVSRASVPVVLDAGIGTASDAALAMELGCDAVLLATAVTRAQKPALMAEAFKHAVIAGRLARAAGRIPRREHALASSAMEGRAEFL, encoded by the coding sequence ATGGCAGAAACACTGACTGAAACAGCAGACAGCCTTGTCATTGACGGGGTGGAGCTGACCTCGCGGCTCATCATGGGCACCGGAGGCGCTCCGAGCCTGGACGGTCTCGGCTCAGCGCTGGTCGCGTCCGGCACCCAGCTGACCACAGTTGCGATGCGGCGCTATTCGCCGGCCGAAACAGGCTCACTCTTCCAGCTGCTGGTGGACCACAACATCCGCGTGCTCCCCAACACCGCCGGCTGCTTCACGGCCCGGGAAGCCGTCATGACGGCCGAGCTGGCCCGTGAGGCGCTGGAGACCGACTGGGTCAAGCTCGAGGTCATCGCGGACGAGCACACGCTGCTGCCTGACGCCGTGGAGCTGGTGGACGCCACCGAGCAGTTGGTCAACCGCGGCTTCAAGGTCTTCGCCTACACCAACGACGACCCCGTTCTGGCGCTCCGGCTCGAAAACTTGGGAGCCTCGGCCGTCATGCCGCTGGGAGCACCGATCGGCACGGGCCTGGGTATCCTCAATCCGCACAACATCGAGCTGATCGTGTCGAGGGCTTCCGTTCCCGTGGTCCTGGACGCAGGGATCGGCACGGCCTCTGACGCGGCACTGGCCATGGAGCTGGGCTGCGACGCCGTGCTGCTGGCCACCGCGGTCACCCGCGCCCAGAAGCCCGCGCTCATGGCCGAGGCCTTCAAACACGCCGTCATCGCCGGTAGGCTGGCGCGTGCGGCCGGGCGGATCCCGCGCCGTGAGCATGCCCTGGCGTCGTCGGCCATGGAGGGCCGGGCGGAATTCCTCTAG
- the thiS gene encoding sulfur carrier protein ThiS — protein sequence MNITLNGIEQEVGEGASVTSLVSQVTGRRLSANGQAADGQRLGVAVARNAAVVPRSQWHSTALAEGDEIELVTAVQGG from the coding sequence ATGAACATCACTCTGAACGGTATTGAACAGGAAGTAGGCGAGGGCGCCTCGGTCACCTCGCTCGTCAGCCAGGTCACGGGACGCCGCCTGTCCGCCAACGGGCAGGCCGCCGACGGCCAGCGACTGGGTGTGGCGGTGGCGCGCAATGCAGCCGTCGTGCCGCGCAGCCAGTGGCACAGCACCGCCCTCGCCGAGGGCGATGAGATCGAACTAGTCACGGCAGTCCAGGGAGGATGA
- the thiO gene encoding glycine oxidase ThiO, whose translation MNPGTNGEECAATRLEADVAVIGGGVVGHGIAWEARRSGRSVMLIDEAPGSGASWAAAGMLAPVSELHYQEEGLLELMLESSAKWPGFAATLTAGEDAGYLTTPTLAVGADPADRRALMDLRDVQRTHGLDVEPLTIREARSREPLISPAISCALDIPADHQVDPRRLVRAIAAELAGDGQEIAAAGGYAVREHATGLLWDGGRVCGVRLAGGGSVRAAETVVANGLAAAQLQNLPEGLQLPLRPVYGDILRLSVPAHLQPLLTATVRGMVRGVPVYIVPRQDGTVVIGATQREDGVPGTSAGGVYQLLRDAQVLLPAVAELELLEATARARPGTPDNAPLLGRVPARGQGPGTDVAGLIIATGFFRHGVLLTPAAAAICRQLMDGVADPRWAAFRPGRFSPGLADPVGAAAALSH comes from the coding sequence ATGAACCCTGGAACCAACGGCGAAGAATGTGCCGCCACAAGGCTTGAGGCAGATGTGGCCGTCATCGGCGGCGGCGTGGTGGGCCACGGCATCGCCTGGGAGGCACGGCGCTCCGGCCGCTCGGTGATGCTCATCGATGAAGCCCCCGGCAGCGGCGCAAGCTGGGCCGCGGCCGGGATGCTCGCTCCGGTCAGCGAATTGCATTACCAGGAGGAAGGGCTCCTGGAACTGATGCTGGAATCCTCCGCCAAATGGCCGGGGTTTGCCGCCACCCTCACTGCCGGCGAGGACGCCGGGTACCTGACGACGCCGACCCTTGCCGTGGGTGCCGATCCCGCCGACCGCCGCGCCCTGATGGACCTGCGGGACGTGCAGCGGACCCACGGCCTGGATGTTGAACCGCTGACCATCCGCGAGGCACGTTCCCGGGAACCGCTGATCAGCCCCGCGATCTCCTGCGCCCTTGACATCCCGGCGGACCACCAGGTGGATCCGCGAAGACTGGTCCGGGCGATCGCTGCCGAGCTGGCCGGCGATGGCCAGGAGATTGCGGCAGCGGGGGGATACGCGGTACGGGAGCACGCCACCGGCCTGCTCTGGGACGGCGGGCGGGTCTGCGGGGTCCGGCTGGCCGGAGGCGGGTCCGTCAGGGCGGCCGAGACGGTGGTGGCCAACGGCCTGGCCGCGGCGCAGCTGCAGAACCTGCCGGAAGGCCTGCAGCTGCCGCTGCGCCCGGTCTACGGAGACATCCTCAGGCTCAGCGTCCCCGCACACCTGCAGCCCCTGCTCACCGCAACAGTCCGCGGCATGGTGCGGGGCGTTCCGGTCTACATCGTGCCCCGCCAGGACGGCACGGTGGTAATCGGTGCCACCCAGCGCGAGGACGGGGTGCCGGGCACCAGCGCCGGCGGTGTCTACCAGCTGCTGCGCGATGCGCAGGTCCTGCTGCCGGCAGTCGCCGAGCTCGAGCTGCTTGAAGCCACCGCGCGGGCGCGGCCGGGCACACCGGACAACGCGCCGCTGCTTGGCCGGGTGCCGGCCCGCGGGCAGGGGCCCGGGACGGACGTGGCCGGCCTCATCATCGCCACCGGCTTCTTCCGCCACGGCGTCCTGCTGACCCCGGCGGCCGCAGCGATCTGCCGCCAGCTCATGGATGGCGTCGCGGATCCGCGCTGGGCCGCGTTCCGGCCGGGCCGGTTTTCCCCCGGGCTCGCGGACCCGGTGGGAGCGGCCGCCGCACTCTCGCATTGA
- the thiE gene encoding thiamine phosphate synthase: protein MTQHSAHTAARLYLCTDARKDRGDFADFVDAAFAGGVDIIQLRDKSIEAAEELELLEIVHAAARRHGRLWAVNDRADIASIAGAPVFHIGQKDLPLRAARKLLHDATVIGLSTHSTDQVDAAIGAAHGRSGLDYFCVGPLWATPTKPGRAAVGLDLVRYAAEAVRTANEERVGGLLLPWFAIGGIDRTNVEQVLAAGASRIVVVRAITDAADPAAAAAELLDALDATAPAAIS from the coding sequence ATGACCCAGCACTCTGCCCACACCGCCGCCCGCCTGTACCTCTGCACCGACGCCCGCAAGGACCGCGGGGACTTCGCGGACTTCGTGGACGCGGCGTTTGCCGGCGGCGTGGACATCATCCAGCTGCGGGACAAGAGCATCGAGGCGGCCGAGGAACTCGAGCTGCTGGAAATCGTCCATGCCGCCGCCCGCAGGCACGGCCGGCTGTGGGCCGTGAACGACCGCGCCGACATAGCGTCCATCGCCGGTGCGCCGGTGTTCCACATCGGCCAGAAGGACCTGCCGCTCCGCGCCGCCCGGAAGCTGCTGCACGATGCCACCGTGATCGGACTGTCCACCCACAGCACGGATCAGGTGGATGCCGCCATCGGCGCCGCCCACGGTCGCAGCGGCCTGGACTATTTCTGTGTGGGCCCGCTCTGGGCCACGCCCACCAAGCCTGGGCGCGCCGCCGTCGGGCTCGACCTGGTGCGCTACGCGGCGGAGGCTGTCCGCACCGCGAATGAGGAACGGGTGGGCGGCCTGCTGCTGCCCTGGTTCGCGATCGGCGGGATCGACCGCACGAATGTGGAGCAGGTCCTGGCGGCCGGAGCCAGCCGGATCGTCGTCGTCCGCGCCATCACCGATGCGGCAGACCCGGCAGCCGCCGCGGCGGAACTGCTCGACGCCCTCGACGCAACGGCGCCGGCAGCCATCTCCTAA
- a CDS encoding ferritin-like fold-containing protein, producing MGTSSADTARYDRFVADLFGVMAYGELSAFERLSSDARYSPTLHDRAVIGRIAVIEFQHYELVSAKLAEMGVDVENAMLPFQSAVDHFHERTRPADWYESLMKAYVVDTVSADFYRAVARFVDPGTRDLIQQVQSSEEATGVLRDRLRGALADDPRLASRLALWGRRLLGEAITQAQRVGHEHAFLGELFVEAEPGATDDTARELMRGITAEVAENHSRRMVQLGLSG from the coding sequence ATGGGCACATCCTCGGCTGACACCGCTCGCTACGACCGTTTCGTCGCAGACCTGTTCGGTGTGATGGCATATGGCGAATTGTCCGCGTTCGAACGGCTCTCCTCCGACGCCCGCTACTCACCCACGCTGCATGACCGGGCCGTGATCGGCAGGATCGCGGTCATTGAATTCCAGCACTACGAACTGGTGAGCGCCAAGCTGGCGGAGATGGGCGTCGACGTCGAAAATGCGATGCTGCCGTTCCAGTCGGCCGTGGACCACTTCCACGAACGGACCCGTCCGGCAGACTGGTACGAATCCCTGATGAAGGCCTATGTGGTGGACACCGTTTCCGCCGATTTCTACCGGGCGGTGGCCCGGTTCGTTGATCCCGGAACGCGCGACCTCATCCAGCAGGTCCAGTCGTCGGAAGAAGCCACGGGCGTCCTCCGGGACCGGCTCAGGGGAGCGCTGGCGGACGACCCCCGGCTCGCGTCCCGGCTCGCGCTGTGGGGCCGCCGCCTCCTGGGTGAAGCGATAACGCAGGCCCAGCGCGTGGGCCACGAGCACGCCTTTCTTGGCGAGCTGTTCGTCGAGGCAGAGCCAGGCGCCACGGACGACACCGCACGCGAGCTGATGCGGGGCATCACCGCCGAAGTCGCGGAAAACCATTCCCGGCGGATGGTCCAGCTGGGACTGAGCGGGTAG
- a CDS encoding RNB domain-containing ribonuclease: MSHHRLSPSVHEQTNALADALSALRTELELPGDFPEDVLKEAEAAVADRQFPDLDLTGVDFLTIDPPSSTDLDQALFIERRGEGYRILYAIADVPSFVQPGGALDAETRRRGQTFYAPDGRIPLHPEVISENAGSLLAGQLCSAFVWDFELDAAAEVVSVVVRRATVRSRAKLNYKGVQADLDAGTAPPMLQLLREVGRKRVDLERARGGASLNMPEQEIVQLPDGGYRIVAVPQLPVEDWNAQISLMTGMAAASLMLNGRVGILRTMPAPDERSLSHFKRQTAALGKPWDGQESYGEYLRTLDPTDHRQLAILHSAGMLFRGAAYTHFDGTVPEVAVQSAIGTAYAHTTAPLRRLVDRFVLVICEALSNNQPVPAWAREALPSLPEIMAYSDQLAARMERLALDTVEAALLINHIGQEFDAVVISGSKPAKNGNGNGAGNGNGNNGKGLNGKGANGSGPSGVVQIAEPAVTARCAGEMEPGTRVRVRLISSDIATREVHLELVG, translated from the coding sequence GTGTCACATCATCGTCTGTCGCCCAGCGTCCACGAGCAGACCAACGCGCTCGCGGACGCCCTGAGCGCACTGCGGACGGAGCTGGAGCTTCCGGGGGACTTCCCCGAGGATGTGCTCAAGGAAGCCGAAGCCGCCGTGGCGGACCGGCAGTTTCCGGACCTGGACCTGACCGGGGTGGACTTCCTGACCATCGATCCGCCGTCGTCCACCGACCTGGACCAGGCACTGTTCATCGAACGCCGCGGCGAGGGCTACCGGATCCTCTACGCCATTGCCGACGTTCCGTCCTTCGTGCAGCCGGGCGGCGCGCTCGACGCCGAGACCCGCCGCCGCGGGCAGACTTTCTACGCGCCGGACGGCCGAATACCGCTGCATCCTGAGGTGATCAGCGAGAACGCCGGCAGCCTGCTGGCCGGACAGCTGTGCTCCGCCTTTGTCTGGGATTTCGAGCTCGACGCCGCCGCCGAGGTGGTGTCCGTGGTGGTGCGCCGGGCCACCGTGCGCAGCCGGGCCAAGCTCAACTACAAGGGCGTCCAGGCGGACCTGGATGCCGGAACCGCCCCTCCCATGCTGCAGCTGTTGCGCGAGGTGGGGCGCAAGCGCGTGGACCTGGAGCGGGCCCGCGGCGGGGCCAGCCTCAACATGCCGGAGCAGGAGATTGTCCAGCTTCCCGACGGCGGCTACCGGATCGTGGCGGTCCCCCAGCTTCCGGTGGAGGACTGGAACGCCCAGATTTCGCTCATGACCGGGATGGCCGCCGCTTCGCTGATGCTCAATGGCAGGGTGGGGATCCTGCGCACCATGCCGGCGCCGGATGAACGCTCGCTCAGCCACTTCAAGCGCCAGACGGCCGCGCTGGGCAAACCATGGGACGGGCAGGAAAGCTACGGCGAGTACCTGCGCACCCTCGATCCCACCGACCACCGGCAACTGGCCATCCTCCATTCGGCCGGCATGCTCTTCCGCGGCGCCGCGTACACGCATTTCGACGGAACCGTCCCGGAGGTCGCCGTCCAGTCAGCCATCGGCACGGCGTACGCCCACACCACCGCGCCGCTGCGCCGGCTCGTGGACCGGTTTGTTCTGGTCATCTGCGAGGCACTGAGCAACAACCAGCCGGTGCCGGCCTGGGCCCGGGAGGCGCTCCCCTCGCTGCCCGAAATCATGGCGTACTCGGACCAGCTGGCGGCAAGGATGGAACGCCTTGCCCTGGATACCGTCGAAGCCGCGCTGCTGATCAACCACATCGGACAGGAGTTCGATGCCGTGGTGATCTCCGGGTCAAAGCCGGCCAAAAACGGCAACGGAAACGGCGCCGGCAACGGGAATGGCAACAACGGTAAAGGCCTGAACGGCAAGGGAGCCAACGGGTCCGGGCCCTCCGGCGTGGTCCAGATCGCCGAACCGGCCGTGACGGCCAGGTGTGCGGGCGAAATGGAGCCCGGCACCAGGGTCCGCGTCCGGCTCATCTCCTCGGACATCGCCACCAGGGA